One window from the genome of Acuticoccus sp. I52.16.1 encodes:
- a CDS encoding PRC-barrel domain-containing protein — translation MHRTWLTGTALAAVLAATPALAQDDPRCDLSGAMASSETIAAIDTDANGEISREEYMTCLDANVADGERQSFVDAFDELDEDGDAVIVIADLELADGGTETATAQDAVPTKVAVTQPNAEVKVDQAAPTVSVDQANPKVAVQQAEPQVAVTQEEPKVSVSQPEPEVSVTQPEPTVEVQQDEAQVAIQQPKPQVQIDAPAPEVEVTQAKPNVTVEQHEPKVSVSQPEPEVSVETADPNVEVQSEEPKVVINQGEPEVVIEKISEADATVEDAATTEDTAAAEAAEGEMNVAANDAAPAAPTDAAATADVVEAKETATIDIAAEELEGRTAVNNAGEEIGEIDEVVTQNASGDRYVVVSVGGFLGIGDKDIVFPMSDVSQDGETIVIDTSLTEDTLAEQEEYDESLYTEVDD, via the coding sequence ATGCACCGGACCTGGTTGACCGGCACGGCTCTCGCGGCGGTATTGGCCGCGACCCCGGCCCTTGCGCAGGACGACCCGCGCTGCGACCTCAGCGGCGCGATGGCCTCCAGCGAGACCATCGCGGCGATCGACACCGACGCGAACGGCGAGATCTCCCGCGAAGAGTACATGACCTGCCTCGACGCCAACGTCGCGGACGGCGAGCGCCAGTCCTTCGTCGACGCGTTCGACGAACTGGACGAGGATGGCGACGCAGTGATCGTGATCGCCGATCTGGAGCTGGCGGACGGCGGCACCGAGACGGCGACCGCACAGGACGCCGTTCCCACCAAGGTCGCGGTGACGCAGCCGAACGCCGAGGTGAAGGTCGATCAGGCGGCGCCCACCGTCTCGGTCGATCAGGCCAATCCGAAGGTGGCTGTCCAGCAGGCCGAGCCGCAGGTGGCGGTGACGCAGGAGGAGCCGAAAGTCTCCGTCTCGCAGCCCGAGCCCGAGGTGTCGGTCACGCAGCCGGAGCCGACCGTCGAGGTTCAGCAGGACGAGGCGCAGGTCGCCATCCAGCAGCCCAAGCCGCAGGTGCAGATCGACGCGCCGGCCCCCGAGGTCGAGGTCACGCAGGCCAAGCCGAACGTCACCGTCGAGCAGCATGAGCCGAAGGTGTCGGTCTCGCAGCCCGAGCCGGAAGTGTCGGTCGAGACGGCCGACCCGAATGTCGAGGTGCAGTCCGAAGAGCCGAAGGTCGTCATCAATCAGGGCGAGCCGGAGGTTGTGATCGAGAAGATCTCTGAGGCCGACGCCACGGTCGAAGACGCCGCCACGACCGAGGACACCGCCGCGGCCGAGGCCGCTGAGGGCGAGATGAACGTCGCCGCCAACGACGCCGCGCCCGCTGCCCCGACCGATGCGGCGGCGACCGCCGACGTCGTCGAGGCCAAGGAGACCGCCACGATCGACATCGCGGCGGAGGAGCTCGAGGGCCGGACCGCGGTCAACAACGCCGGCGAGGAGATCGGCGAGATCGACGAAGTCGTGACGCAGAACGCCTCCGGCGACCGCTACGTCGTGGTGTCGGTCGGCGGCTTCCTCGGCATCGGCGACAAGGACATCGTCTTCCCGATGTCGGACGTGTCGCAGGACGGTGAGACCATCGTCATCGACACGAGCCTCACCGAGGACACGCTCGCCGAGCAGGAAGAGTACGACGAGAGCCTCTACACCGAGGTCGACGACTGA